A genome region from Oryzias latipes chromosome 2, ASM223467v1 includes the following:
- the cdadc1 gene encoding cytidine and dCMP deaminase domain-containing protein 1, with amino-acid sequence MEGGEKQNRNEPSRSGPCRDMKDGSSQTDCRIRGHGPRLSKVNLFTLLSLWMEMFPRDPPEEKEEEEEEEEEDSRQIRGMGLVVVREGKVVGLHCSGPELHAGQAAVLQHGVRLAESQLYFSRRPCATCLKMIINAGVSQISFWPGDPEISMLESSPPGSVREEAALLDAVATEKLKSNSRPHVCVLLQPLTPDLLQFVNETSRDCDFRERQNEDDAAAGDGFNRERVRYLRAFSRRFLVCTSQQHKEILTQMGLENFCAEPYFCNLRHDMRELVEVLAAVAAGVPRHRHGFHREQSWTSWGPQEEVAQEVARHCIIQARLLAYRTEDPKVGVGAVIWAKGKRVGFGGTGRLSLVGCGYNAYPAGSKYAEYPQMDTKQEDRQRRKYRYMIHAEQNALTFRTRDIRAEEPTMLFVTKCPCDECVPLIRGAGITHIYTSDQDRDKDKGDISYLRFSSLTDISKFIWQRNPSDSPAASSHLVNGYLGKHDRQPEPETNRNKKLCTQRPSGAPSGC; translated from the exons ATGGAAGGTGGCGAGAAACAGAACCGAAACGAACCGAGCCGGTCCGGCCCGTGTCGGGACATGAAAGATGGAAGCTCCCAGACCGACTGCAGGATACGAG GTCACGGCCCCAGGTTGTCCAAAGTAAACCTGTTTACTTTGCTGAGTCTGTGGATGGAGATGTTTCCTCGTGATCCGCccgaggagaaggaggaggaggaagaggaggaggaagaggacagTCGTCAG aTCCGTGGGATGGGCCTGGTGGTGGTGCGAGAAGGCAAAGTGGTGGGCCTCCACTGTTCCGGTCCCGAGCTGCACGCAGGACAAGCCGCCGTTCTCCAGCACGGCGTCCGTCTCGCCGAAAGTCAGCTGTACTTCTCCAGGAGACCGTGCGCCACCTGTCTGAAGATGATCATCAACG CTGGAGTCAGTCAGATCTCCTTCTGGCCTGGAGACCCTGAAATCAGCATGCTGGAGTCCTCGCCGCCCGGCTCCGTCAGGGAGGAGGCCGCGCTGCTGGACGCCGTGGCAACGGAGAAGCTGAAGTCCAACAGCCGGCCTCACGTCTGCGTGCTGCTGCAGCCGCTGACCCCCGACCTGCTGCAGTTTGTCAACGAGACGTCCAGAGACTGCGACTTCAGGGAGAGGCAGAACGAGGACGACGCGGCGGCGGGAGACGGCTTCAACAG AGAACGCGTCAGATACCTGAGGGCTTTTTCCAGAAGGTTCCTCGTTTGCACGTCCCAGCAGCACAAGGAGATCCTGACCCAAATGGGCTTGGAGAACTTCTGCGCGGAGCCGTACTTCTGCAACCTGAGGCACGACATGAGAGAGCTGGTGGAGGTTCTGGCCGCCGTGGCTGCCGGGGTCCCACGGCACCGCCACGGCTTCCACAG AGAACAGTCCTGGACCTCATGGGGGCCTCAGGAGGAAGTAGCCCAGGAGGTGGCACGCCACTGCATCATCCAAGCCAGGCTGCTGGCCTACAGGACGG AGGACCCTAAAGTGGGCGTGGGGGCAGTTATTTGGGCAAAAGGAAAGCGG GTTGGTTTTGGTGGAACGGGCCGTCTGTCCCTGGTGGGTTGCGGGTACAACGCTTACCCGGCCGGCTCCAAGTACGCGGAGTACCCCCAAATGGACACCAAGCAGGAGGATCGTCAGAGACGAAAGTACAGATACATGATCCACGCCGAGCAGAACGCCCTCACCTTCAG GACGCGTGACATCCGAGCAGAGGAACCCACCATGCTGTTTGTGACCAAATGTCCGTGTGACGAGTGCGTCCCTCTGATCAGAGGCGCCGGGATCACGCACATCTACACCTCCGACCAGGACCGAGACAAAGACAAGGGCGACATCTCCTACCTGAGGTTCAGCAGCCTGACGGACATCAGCAAGTTCATC TGGCAGAGGAACCCTTCGGATTCTCCGGCGGCTTCTTCTCACCTCGTCA ACGGTTACCTCGGGAAACACGACCGACAGCCGGAGCCGGAAACCAACAGAAACAAGAAGCTGTGCACCCAAAGGCCCAGCGGCGCCCCCTCTGGCTGCTGA
- the LOC101165789 gene encoding RCC1 and BTB domain-containing protein 1 isoform X2 — translation MVDVSKWPLFSLLSSEDRASVRQACVFGTSANEAVYVSHGNEVFAFGLNSNGCLGTGDYCSTIVPKKLNFLQGKKVVSLSYGSGPHVLLAAENGQLFAWGHNGYSQLGNGTTNQELSPVLISGHLQDKKVTKVACGSHHSMALMEDGEVFAWGYNNCGQVGSGSTANQPYPRRITGGLQGKLAVDITCGQTSSMALVNSGEVYAWGYNGNGQLGIGNNGNQPSPSRLAAFQGLCVQRIVAGYGHCLALTDEGALYAWGANTFGQLGTGNKSNHLSPVRIMADKERVVEVAACHSTHISAAKTRTGEVYMWGQCRGQCIALPHRTHFSSTDDVFACFATPAVTWRLLSTENDDFVSVTEALRKEFDSPETADLKFMVGGKFIHVHKALLKIRCEHFRSMFRSHWTEDQQDVIEISQFSYPVYKSFLQFLYTDAVDLPAEDAIGLLDLATSYCENRLRRLCQQIIKRGITVENAFTLLSAAIRYDAEDLEEFCFRFCLNHLTEVTQTTAFWHVDGAMLKEFVTKASRCGAFKN, via the exons ATGGTGGACGTCAGTAAATGGCCTCTGTTCTCGCTGCTGAGCAGCGAGGATCGGGCGTCGGTTCGGCAGGCCTGCGTGTTCGGAACCTCTGCAAACGAGGCCGTTTACGTTTCCCATGGAAACGAG GTGTTTGCGTTTGGGTTGAACTCCAACGGCTGCCTCGGCACCGGCGACTATTGCAGCACTATTGTACCAAAGAAACTGAACTTCCTGCAAGGAAAGAAGGTCGTCAGCCTGAGTTACGGCAGCGGTCCCCACGTCCTGCTGGCTGCTGAAA ATGGTCAGCTGTTTGCGTGGGGGCACAACGGCTACAGCCAGCTGGGCAACGGGACGACAAACCAGGAACTGTCTCCCGTTCTGATCAGCGGTCACCTGCAGGACAAGAAGGTCACAAAGGTGGCGTGCGGCTCCCATCACTCCATGGCGCTCATGGAGGACGGAGAG GTGTTTGCCTGGGGTTACAACAACTGCGGCCAGGTTGGTTCAGGATCCACCGCCAACCAGCCGTATCCAAGGAGAATCACCGGCGGCCTGCAGGGAAAGCTGGCCGTGGACATCACGTGTGGTCAGACCTCCTCCATGGCTCTGGTTAACAGCGGAGAG GTTTACGCGTGGGGATACAACGGAAACGGACAGCTCGGCATCGGGAACAACGGAAACCAGCCGTCTCCGAGCCGACTCGCTGCTTTCCAAGGGTTGTGCGTTCAGCGG ATTGTAGCAGGATATGGACACTGCCTGGCACTGACAGATGAAGGGGCGCTTTACGCCTGGGGGGCAAACACCTTCGGTCAACTGGGAACGGGCAACAAGAGCAACCATCTGAGTCCTGTGCGGATCATGGCTGACAAAGAGAG GGTTGTGGAGGTCGCAGCGTGCCACTCCACGCACATTTCAGCGGCGAAGACCCGAACCGGCGAG GTCTACATGTGGGGTCAGTGTCGCGGCCAGTGCATAGCCTTACCCCACCGCACCCACTTCAGCAGCACCGACGACGTCTTCGCCTGCTTCGCCACGCCCGCCGTCACGTGGCGCCTGCTGTCCACGG AAAACGACGACTTCGTGTCGGTCACAGAGGCGCTGAGGAAGGAGTTCGACAGTCCGGAAACGGCCGACTTGAAGTTCATGGTTGGAGGGAAATTCATCCACGTTCACAAGGCGCTGCTGAAGATCAG GTGCGAGCATTTCCGCTCCATGTTTCGCTCCCACTGGACGGAGGACCAGCAGGACGTGATTGAAATCAGCCAGTTCTCCTACCCCGTCTACAAATCCTTCCTGCAGTTCCTGTACACAGACGCCGTGGACCTCCCAGCTGAAGACGCCATCG GCTTGTTGGATCTGGCCACCTCGTACTGTGAGAACCGCCTCAGGCGCCTGTGCCAGCAGATCATCAAGAGGGGAATCACCGTGGAGAACGCCTTCACGCTTCTGTCTGCCGCCATTCGATACGACGCAGAG GACCTTGAAGAGTTCTGCTTCAGGTTCTGTCTGAACCATCTCACTGAGGTGACTCAGACCACGGCGTTCTGGCACGTGGATGGAGCGATGCTCAAGGAGTTCGTCACCAAAGCCAGCCGCTGCGGCGCCTTTAAGAACTGA
- the LOC101165789 gene encoding RCC1 and BTB domain-containing protein 1 isoform X1 produces the protein MERCFSVIRDASSSSPPPPASPPPDVPSSPLVPPVSPPSSLTPPPPHHQAVKDFGAGAMVDVSKWPLFSLLSSEDRASVRQACVFGTSANEAVYVSHGNEVFAFGLNSNGCLGTGDYCSTIVPKKLNFLQGKKVVSLSYGSGPHVLLAAENGQLFAWGHNGYSQLGNGTTNQELSPVLISGHLQDKKVTKVACGSHHSMALMEDGEVFAWGYNNCGQVGSGSTANQPYPRRITGGLQGKLAVDITCGQTSSMALVNSGEVYAWGYNGNGQLGIGNNGNQPSPSRLAAFQGLCVQRIVAGYGHCLALTDEGALYAWGANTFGQLGTGNKSNHLSPVRIMADKERVVEVAACHSTHISAAKTRTGEVYMWGQCRGQCIALPHRTHFSSTDDVFACFATPAVTWRLLSTENDDFVSVTEALRKEFDSPETADLKFMVGGKFIHVHKALLKIRCEHFRSMFRSHWTEDQQDVIEISQFSYPVYKSFLQFLYTDAVDLPAEDAIGLLDLATSYCENRLRRLCQQIIKRGITVENAFTLLSAAIRYDAEDLEEFCFRFCLNHLTEVTQTTAFWHVDGAMLKEFVTKASRCGAFKN, from the exons ATGGAGCGATGTTTTAG TGTCATCAGGgatgcttcttcttcttctcctcctccaccgGCATCTCCTCCTCCAGACGTCCCTTCCTCCCCCCTCGTTCCACCCGTCTCCCCCCCTTCATCcttgactcctcctcctcctcaccatcAAGCAGTAAAGGATTTTGGAGCAGGAGCCATGGTGGACGTCAGTAAATGGCCTCTGTTCTCGCTGCTGAGCAGCGAGGATCGGGCGTCGGTTCGGCAGGCCTGCGTGTTCGGAACCTCTGCAAACGAGGCCGTTTACGTTTCCCATGGAAACGAG GTGTTTGCGTTTGGGTTGAACTCCAACGGCTGCCTCGGCACCGGCGACTATTGCAGCACTATTGTACCAAAGAAACTGAACTTCCTGCAAGGAAAGAAGGTCGTCAGCCTGAGTTACGGCAGCGGTCCCCACGTCCTGCTGGCTGCTGAAA ATGGTCAGCTGTTTGCGTGGGGGCACAACGGCTACAGCCAGCTGGGCAACGGGACGACAAACCAGGAACTGTCTCCCGTTCTGATCAGCGGTCACCTGCAGGACAAGAAGGTCACAAAGGTGGCGTGCGGCTCCCATCACTCCATGGCGCTCATGGAGGACGGAGAG GTGTTTGCCTGGGGTTACAACAACTGCGGCCAGGTTGGTTCAGGATCCACCGCCAACCAGCCGTATCCAAGGAGAATCACCGGCGGCCTGCAGGGAAAGCTGGCCGTGGACATCACGTGTGGTCAGACCTCCTCCATGGCTCTGGTTAACAGCGGAGAG GTTTACGCGTGGGGATACAACGGAAACGGACAGCTCGGCATCGGGAACAACGGAAACCAGCCGTCTCCGAGCCGACTCGCTGCTTTCCAAGGGTTGTGCGTTCAGCGG ATTGTAGCAGGATATGGACACTGCCTGGCACTGACAGATGAAGGGGCGCTTTACGCCTGGGGGGCAAACACCTTCGGTCAACTGGGAACGGGCAACAAGAGCAACCATCTGAGTCCTGTGCGGATCATGGCTGACAAAGAGAG GGTTGTGGAGGTCGCAGCGTGCCACTCCACGCACATTTCAGCGGCGAAGACCCGAACCGGCGAG GTCTACATGTGGGGTCAGTGTCGCGGCCAGTGCATAGCCTTACCCCACCGCACCCACTTCAGCAGCACCGACGACGTCTTCGCCTGCTTCGCCACGCCCGCCGTCACGTGGCGCCTGCTGTCCACGG AAAACGACGACTTCGTGTCGGTCACAGAGGCGCTGAGGAAGGAGTTCGACAGTCCGGAAACGGCCGACTTGAAGTTCATGGTTGGAGGGAAATTCATCCACGTTCACAAGGCGCTGCTGAAGATCAG GTGCGAGCATTTCCGCTCCATGTTTCGCTCCCACTGGACGGAGGACCAGCAGGACGTGATTGAAATCAGCCAGTTCTCCTACCCCGTCTACAAATCCTTCCTGCAGTTCCTGTACACAGACGCCGTGGACCTCCCAGCTGAAGACGCCATCG GCTTGTTGGATCTGGCCACCTCGTACTGTGAGAACCGCCTCAGGCGCCTGTGCCAGCAGATCATCAAGAGGGGAATCACCGTGGAGAACGCCTTCACGCTTCTGTCTGCCGCCATTCGATACGACGCAGAG GACCTTGAAGAGTTCTGCTTCAGGTTCTGTCTGAACCATCTCACTGAGGTGACTCAGACCACGGCGTTCTGGCACGTGGATGGAGCGATGCTCAAGGAGTTCGTCACCAAAGCCAGCCGCTGCGGCGCCTTTAAGAACTGA